A window of Taeniopygia guttata chromosome 14, bTaeGut7.mat, whole genome shotgun sequence contains these coding sequences:
- the ARHGAP17 gene encoding rho GTPase-activating protein 17 isoform X2 — MKKQFNRMKQLANQTVGRAERTEVLSEDLLQIERRLDAVRSVCHLAQKRLIACLQGQHGTDPDKRHKKLPLTALAQNMQEGSIQLSDETLLGKMLDTCGDAENKLAMELSQHEVQIEREVLDPLCQLTETEIPNIQKQRKQLAKLVLDWDSARGRYNQAHKTSGTNFQVHPSKIESLKEEMDEAGNKVEQCKDQLAADMYSFVSKEGEYARCFVMLLEAQADYHRKALAVIEKVLPEIQAHQDKWTEKPAFGTPLEEHLKRSGREIAVPIEACVMMLLETGMREEGLFRIAAGASKLKKLKAALDCSTSQLDEFYSDPHAVAGALKSYLRELPEPLMTYSLYEEWTQAANIQDQDKKLQELWRICNRLPEHYRVNFRYLIKFLAKLAQNSDVNKMTPSNIAIVLGPNLLWAKNEGSLAEMAAATSVHVVAVIEPIIQHADWFFPGDEDFNVSGAFVAVPAVNSNHLSHTGNDYECGTLERKRPLSMTVMEGDLLKKESFGVKVLELPATPRRCGTVNRKLTSPAFQPPLPPCEPAALPEQHCPAGAEPAAGPGAAPGPTAAPAEQPQPPGAEDASASKCKDSSSAATPPPVRNGGQAGPAPGQAGASTSQLGVSQPQNAAGPSPHALRRAVKKPAPAPPKPANPPPGQPGSQSSSPAAQPPSVSPKPPARSSSPPAQHANQGAAQTSSPCQVSAPRRYSSSLSPLQAPSHPPPQPPAQATPPLQPRGSSQACPGEQGPEQPPPQTPTPPDTPPLGKHAVPPEPCPVPQPGTLPRPRPVPKPRNRPSVPPPPHPPSQPPADPTHTASKIVTGGDGYCE; from the exons GGCTGAGAGAACAGAGGTACTCAGTGAAGACCTGTTGCAG ATCGAGAGGCGCCTGGACGCCGTGAGGTCCGTGTGCCACCTGGCCCAGAAGAGGCTGATTGCCTGTCTGCAGGGCCAGCATGGCACAGACCCTGACAAGAGACAC AAAAAACTTCCTCTGACAGCTCTGGCTCAGAACATGCAGGAGGGATCCATCCAGCTGAGTGATGAAACTCTGCTGGG GAAAATGCTGGATACCTGTGGGGATGCAGAGAATAAACTGGCAATGGAGCTCTCCCAGCATGAAGTACAGATTGAGAGAGAAGTTCTAGACCCGCTGTGCCAGCTGACAGAG ACAGAGATCCCCAACATTCAGAAGCAGAGGAAGCAGCTTGCAAAGCTGGTGCTGGACTGGGATTCTGCAAGGGGAAG gtaCAACCAAGCCCACAAGACTTCAGGAACGAATTTCCAAGTGCATCCTTCAAAAATAGAATCTCTTAAGGAAGAGATGGATGAAGCTGGAAATAAAGTAGAACAGTGCAAG GATCAGCTGGCTGCAGACATGTACAGCTTCGTGTCCAAGGAGGGGGAGTACGCCCGCTGCTTCGTCATG TTATTAGAAGCACAAGCAGATTACCATAGAAAAGCATTAGCAGTCATAGAAAAGGTCCTACCCGAAATTCAAGCCCATCAAG ACAAATGGACTGAAAAGCCAGCTTTTGGAACTCCCCTGGAAGAGCATCTGAAGCGCAGCGGGCGGGAAATCGCCGTTCCTATCGAAGCCTGTGTCATGATGCTCCTGGAAACAGGGATGAGAGAGGAG GGCTTGTTCAGAATTGCTGCTGGAGCCTCCAAGTTAAAAAAGCTGAAAGCTGCCCTGGACTGTTCCACGTCCCAGCTGGATGAGTTTTACTCAGATCCCCACGCTGTTGCAG GTGCCCTGAAATCCTATTTGCGGGAGCTGCCAGAGCCTCTCATGACCTACAGCCTGTACGAGGAGTGGACACAAGCTGCAAA tATTCAGGACCAGGATAAGAAGCTCCAGGAGTTATGGAGGATTTGTAACAGATTACCTGAGCATTACCGTGTTAACTTCAG gTATTTAATCAAATTTTTAGCCAAGCTTGCCCAGAACAGTGACGTTAACAAAATGACACCGAGCAACATCGCCATAGTCTTGGGCCCCAACTTGTTGTGGGCAAAGAATGAAGG ATCCCTTGCTGAAATGGCAGCAGCCACCTCGGTGCACGTGGTAGCAGTTATTGAGCCCATTATTCAGCACGCAGACTGGTTCTTCCCTGGAG ATGAGGATTTCAATGTGTCTGGGGCGTTCGTGGCAGTTCCTGCTGTGAATTCCAATCACTTGTCACACACTGGGAATGACTATGAATGTGGGACCCTGGAGAGGAAGAGGCCTCTGAGCATGACAGTGATGGAAGGGGATTTGCTGAAAAAGGAAAG CTTTGGTGTgaaggtgctggagctgcccgcGACCCCGCGGCGATGTGGCACTGTAAACAGAAAGCTCACATCGCCCGCCTTCcagccgccgctgccgccctgcgagcccgcggcgctgcccgagcagcactgcccagccggggctgagcctgctgccggccccggggctgctcctggccccACGGCCGCCCCCGCcgagcagccccagcctccgGGCGCTGAGGATGCCAG TGCCTCAAAGTGCAAGGACAGCTCGTCCGCAGCCACTCCTCCCCCGGTGAGGAACGGCGgccaggcagggccagccccgGGCCAGGCAGGGGCCAGCACCTCCCAGCTCGGTGTCAGCCAGCCCCAGAACGCTGCTGGTCCCAGTCCCCACGCCCTGAGGAGAG CTGTGAAGAAGCCAGCGCCGGCCCCCCCCAAACCAGCCAATCCCCCCCCGGGGCAGCCAGGGAGCCAAAGCTCTTCCCCGGCTGCTCAGCCACCTTCTGTCTCCCCAAAACCTCCGGCCAGAAGCTCTTCTCCGCCCGCCCAGCACGCCAACCAAGGAGCAGCCCAGACCTCCTCCCCGTGCCAGGTTTCTGCACCCCGGAGATACTCCAGCAGCCTGTCCCCGCTCCAAGCTCCCAGCCACCCGCCCCCGcagcccccagcacaggcaactcctcccctgcagcccaggggcagCAGCCAAGCGTGTCCAGGGGAGCAGGGCCCCGAGCAGCCGCCGCCGCAGACCCCCACGCCGCCCGACACGCCGCCGCTGGGCAAGCACGCCGTGccccccgagccctgcccgGTGCCCCAGCCCGGCACCTTGCCCCGGCCACGGCCCGTGCCCAAGCCCAGGAACAGACCCAGCGTGCCCCCTCCGCCTCACCCTCCCTCGCAGCCGCCTGCAGACCCCACGCACACGGCCTCCAAAATAGTCACAG GTGGGGATGGTTACTGCGAATAA